A single genomic interval of uncultured Desulfobulbus sp. harbors:
- a CDS encoding ATP-binding protein — protein sequence MNGLPMLPTIVVDVTGSVLNILFSFLSLWYALRLTRLKPENFLWGYLFYVTLAITAFAISRAVGHLAKELLYVTGRMDIWQDIAPYSGGINSLCMISVAAVMIFYHKGVQAYEAIEQEAAKLKQSKIRLTQTANELTELNLSLEDKVEERTAELSESEKKFRHLFTASKDMVFFTDKSQAVVDINASGLEMLGYETDARPALRLQDIFRNQGDVVGYSRSLVMHGFIQDLEAEFQKKDGTTIYVLISATALYDEYSQVIGSECIAKDLTRLKTMMEQLVSSEKMASVGQMAAGIAHEINTPLGIILGYAQLMMDDFEPDSETYQNLEVIERQTKASRKIVADLLKYSRQSGSARETVNLNEIVNDAVAITEHSLNLNHIKVHQQCAEPLPMIVGDPEKLRQVVVNLINNAHHAMEGQESGELYLATRWDQGGGKVVAEVRDTGHGIAENIKAKIFDPFFTTKPVGKGTGLGLSVSYGIIQEHGGTIEIESPVQGTEATPTRGTLFRLVLPVAEEATAIKDEPV from the coding sequence ATGAATGGATTGCCCATGCTGCCGACCATTGTGGTCGACGTCACCGGCTCGGTGCTCAATATTCTCTTTTCCTTTCTCTCCCTCTGGTATGCCCTGCGTCTGACGCGGCTGAAACCGGAAAACTTTTTATGGGGGTATCTGTTCTACGTGACCCTGGCGATCACCGCCTTTGCCATCTCCCGTGCCGTCGGGCATCTGGCCAAGGAGTTGTTGTACGTCACGGGGCGGATGGATATCTGGCAGGATATCGCCCCCTATTCGGGTGGAATCAACAGCCTGTGCATGATCTCGGTGGCTGCGGTCATGATTTTTTACCACAAGGGGGTACAGGCCTACGAGGCGATTGAACAGGAGGCGGCCAAACTCAAGCAGTCCAAGATTCGTCTGACCCAGACCGCCAACGAACTTACGGAACTCAATCTCAGCCTCGAGGACAAGGTCGAGGAGCGGACGGCCGAGCTGTCGGAATCGGAGAAAAAGTTTCGCCATCTGTTCACCGCCTCCAAGGATATGGTGTTTTTCACCGACAAGTCCCAGGCGGTCGTCGATATCAACGCCTCAGGTCTGGAAATGCTGGGCTACGAAACGGATGCCCGGCCTGCCTTGCGCCTGCAGGATATCTTTCGCAACCAAGGAGATGTGGTGGGCTATTCCCGCAGTCTGGTCATGCATGGCTTCATCCAGGACCTTGAGGCCGAATTCCAAAAAAAGGACGGCACGACCATCTACGTGCTCATTTCCGCCACGGCCCTCTACGACGAGTACAGTCAGGTCATCGGCTCGGAGTGCATCGCCAAGGACCTGACCCGTTTGAAAACGATGATGGAACAGTTGGTGTCCAGCGAGAAAATGGCTTCGGTGGGGCAGATGGCCGCGGGGATTGCCCATGAGATCAATACCCCCCTGGGGATCATCCTTGGCTATGCCCAGCTGATGATGGATGATTTCGAGCCGGATTCGGAAACCTACCAGAACCTCGAGGTCATCGAACGGCAGACCAAGGCCAGTCGCAAGATCGTGGCCGATCTCTTGAAGTATTCACGCCAGTCCGGCAGTGCCCGGGAGACGGTCAATCTCAACGAGATCGTCAACGATGCCGTAGCCATTACCGAGCATAGCCTCAATTTGAACCACATCAAGGTGCATCAACAGTGTGCCGAACCCCTGCCGATGATTGTCGGCGATCCGGAGAAATTGCGTCAGGTGGTGGTCAATTTGATCAACAACGCCCATCATGCCATGGAGGGTCAGGAGAGCGGTGAGCTGTATTTGGCCACCCGCTGGGACCAGGGCGGGGGCAAGGTCGTGGCCGAGGTTCGCGATACCGGTCACGGCATTGCCGAGAACATCAAGGCGAAGATCTTTGATCCCTTTTTTACCACCAAGCCGGTGGGGAAGGGGACCGGCCTTGGTCTTTCGGTCTCCTACGGCATCATTCAGGAACATGGCGGCACCATTGAAATCGAAAGTCCCGTCCAGGGGACGGAGGCCACTCCCACTCGGGGGACACTGTTTCGGCTTGTTTTACCGGTGGCCGAAGAGGCGACAGCCATTAAGGACGAACCGGTTTGA
- a CDS encoding response regulator translates to MAEILTLDDVLDATVLVGKILKKKGHQVHTFTEEDEAIAYARTHPVDLAILDIKLKKMSGIEVLAILKEDNPKLRAIMLTGYPTMETAREAISLGADEYCVKPIDRSELEEKVEKVLAAGSKT, encoded by the coding sequence ATGGCTGAAATTCTTACGCTTGACGACGTGCTCGACGCGACGGTTCTTGTCGGCAAAATATTGAAGAAAAAAGGGCATCAGGTCCACACCTTCACCGAGGAGGATGAGGCAATCGCCTACGCCAGAACACACCCTGTCGATCTGGCCATCCTGGATATCAAACTCAAAAAAATGAGTGGTATTGAGGTTTTGGCCATCTTGAAGGAGGATAATCCAAAGCTGCGGGCCATCATGCTCACCGGATATCCGACCATGGAGACCGCCCGGGAGGCGATCAGTCTCGGGGCCGACGAGTACTGCGTCAAACCCATTGATCGGTCGGAACTTGAGGAAAAGGTGGAGAAGGTACTCGCCGCCGGTTCCAAAACCTGA
- a CDS encoding GAF domain-containing protein → MRTQQSKEQQFLEIFQKVIRLTSTVYDHQEVMDTIVQALPVLLDIDACTIRLHDASIGTFVLGAAHGVSMEYLSREAIDTEETLNMVRSGHPVYSAHVDQDPLLPFHEEASREGIKSVLTLPIAFQEEVIGIMRLLSRSGRRYAEEERAFALALAEQVGIAISHGRMFMEMAAQLRFLHEIQGISTLVNSTLDLKAVLDGLVERVVRTMRAKGCTLRLLDAQTGHLSLAAAYGVSSAYLQRGEVEQERNIQMVLSGEPVAIYDVSHDQRIDYHRQMAIEGIVSLLAVPVKVNKGVIGVMRILTDVPRVFTDTEVRFAVTLAEVGGTALRNARNYQRIHLLAEQIGEHEQFLSDILNNLHHQLVVLNRDRRVVLANQVFLDTLGVKEEEIVGLLYDELCSSTDINRPCPVDQILTGQEMQPYLQENRQGQQPRWFERCASPIVGEDGHVEYVVEIIRDVTSERMLETEKMESSRLQGIVELAGTVAHEINSPLFAALGTAQLLADEHEQSELGEELAVIIRNLKKIGALTAKMTAMTGFSSQEYVGARNILSLEQ, encoded by the coding sequence ATGCGTACACAGCAGTCAAAAGAACAACAGTTTCTGGAGATCTTTCAAAAGGTCATCCGTCTGACCTCCACGGTCTACGACCATCAGGAGGTCATGGATACCATCGTCCAGGCTCTGCCCGTATTGCTCGATATCGACGCCTGCACCATTCGGCTGCACGATGCCTCGATTGGTACCTTTGTCCTGGGGGCCGCCCATGGGGTCTCGATGGAATACCTTTCACGGGAGGCGATCGATACCGAAGAGACCTTGAACATGGTTCGTTCGGGCCACCCGGTCTACAGCGCCCATGTGGATCAGGACCCGTTGTTGCCCTTTCATGAAGAGGCCAGCCGTGAGGGCATCAAAAGTGTGCTCACCCTGCCAATAGCTTTTCAGGAAGAGGTCATCGGCATCATGCGGCTGCTGAGTCGCAGCGGGCGAAGGTATGCCGAGGAGGAAAGAGCCTTTGCCCTGGCGCTTGCCGAGCAGGTGGGCATCGCCATTTCCCATGGTCGGATGTTCATGGAGATGGCGGCACAGCTTCGTTTTCTCCATGAGATTCAGGGGATCTCGACCCTGGTGAATTCCACCCTTGACCTCAAGGCCGTGCTTGACGGCTTGGTCGAGCGGGTCGTGCGGACCATGCGGGCCAAGGGCTGCACCCTACGCCTGCTCGATGCGCAAACCGGGCATCTTTCGTTGGCTGCCGCCTATGGCGTTTCGTCTGCCTACCTGCAGCGGGGCGAGGTGGAGCAGGAACGCAACATTCAGATGGTCCTGTCCGGAGAGCCGGTGGCCATCTACGACGTCAGTCATGACCAGCGCATCGATTATCATCGCCAGATGGCCATTGAGGGCATTGTCTCTTTATTGGCGGTACCGGTGAAGGTTAACAAGGGCGTCATCGGCGTGATGCGCATTCTCACCGACGTGCCGCGGGTGTTCACCGATACCGAGGTGCGCTTTGCCGTTACCCTGGCGGAAGTCGGCGGTACTGCCCTGCGGAACGCGAGGAATTACCAGCGCATTCACCTGTTGGCCGAGCAGATTGGGGAACATGAACAGTTCCTCTCAGACATTCTCAATAATTTGCACCACCAACTGGTGGTGTTGAATCGGGACAGGCGGGTGGTTTTGGCCAATCAGGTCTTTCTCGATACCCTGGGCGTGAAGGAAGAAGAGATTGTGGGGTTGCTCTACGATGAGTTGTGTTCCTCCACGGACATCAATCGGCCCTGTCCGGTGGACCAGATCCTCACCGGTCAGGAGATGCAGCCGTATCTGCAGGAGAATCGTCAGGGACAGCAGCCACGGTGGTTTGAACGTTGTGCCTCGCCCATTGTCGGTGAAGATGGGCATGTTGAATATGTCGTTGAAATTATAAGAGATGTTACCTCTGAGCGTATGCTTGAAACGGAAAAAATGGAAAGCAGCAGGCTTCAGGGCATCGTTGAATTGGCGGGAACCGTGGCCCACGAAATAAACAGTCCTCTCTTTGCCGCCCTAGGCACGGCACAGCTTCTTGCTGACGAGCATGAACAGAGCGAACTTGGCGAAGAGTTGGCGGTAATTATTCGCAACTTGAAAAAGATCGGTGCATTGACGGCAAAGATGACCGCAATGACCGGTTTCTCGAGCCAGGAATACGTGGGGGCACGCAATATTTTATCGTTGGAACAATAA
- a CDS encoding sulfite exporter TauE/SafE family protein has protein sequence MKTRITIIPWLLAAMIAFCGAVPASADEGTSVAAPTITIDKTELNNGGTIKVTGQAPAGKQVFLEIWNADKQVKANRFDSDVDKETGKRPYIFYISNEMPAYYKLVVPVGMKDKIDQAKKDGPKWSYSKLLKDMGADIAYTVPAKVKIERYQSTLMASVIGSRGTLLPPMDDKENKKRSMQLVKSRFRSVANVVDAALEIQPDGSYSAELKIRDGIAPGQYKIVAVVDKTSKSEPVTFENKIAFPIYYLDNAGTSLNLIYPFFLTLGVAIFGVLMGAGGGFILNPLLVSIFPALPHTIVAGTVTPTVLFSQGSGIANYSKIKFINWKLGCGIGCAMLLGGFIGPKLTEMITLSQFKFAFGWILLVLAALMFWQTTPGYLAKNKKEQSILKEFKRRAEESSQGKN, from the coding sequence ATGAAAACAAGGATAACTATCATTCCATGGCTGTTGGCCGCAATGATTGCTTTCTGCGGTGCTGTCCCGGCAAGTGCGGATGAGGGCACGAGTGTTGCCGCGCCGACAATCACCATCGATAAGACCGAACTGAACAACGGCGGCACCATCAAGGTAACCGGGCAGGCACCTGCCGGCAAGCAGGTTTTTCTTGAAATCTGGAATGCGGACAAGCAGGTCAAGGCAAACCGTTTTGACAGCGACGTGGACAAAGAAACCGGTAAACGGCCCTATATTTTCTACATCAGTAATGAAATGCCGGCCTACTACAAACTGGTCGTACCCGTGGGCATGAAGGACAAAATCGATCAGGCGAAAAAAGACGGTCCCAAATGGAGCTACTCCAAATTGCTCAAGGACATGGGCGCTGACATTGCCTATACGGTGCCGGCAAAGGTCAAGATCGAACGCTATCAGTCCACCCTGATGGCCAGCGTCATCGGTAGTCGCGGCACCTTGCTGCCTCCCATGGACGACAAGGAAAATAAGAAGCGCTCCATGCAGTTGGTGAAATCGCGCTTTCGCAGCGTGGCCAATGTTGTCGATGCTGCGCTTGAAATTCAGCCGGATGGCAGCTATTCCGCTGAACTGAAGATTCGTGACGGCATAGCCCCGGGCCAGTACAAGATCGTGGCCGTGGTCGATAAAACCAGCAAGAGCGAGCCGGTTACCTTTGAAAACAAGATCGCCTTTCCGATCTATTACCTCGACAATGCAGGCACAAGCCTCAATCTGATCTACCCCTTTTTCCTCACCCTGGGTGTGGCCATTTTCGGTGTACTCATGGGTGCTGGCGGTGGGTTTATCCTCAATCCTCTGCTGGTCTCCATTTTTCCGGCACTACCCCACACCATCGTTGCCGGTACGGTTACCCCCACGGTCCTGTTCTCCCAGGGCTCCGGGATTGCCAACTACTCCAAAATCAAATTCATCAACTGGAAGCTTGGCTGCGGTATCGGTTGCGCCATGCTGCTAGGTGGTTTTATCGGTCCCAAACTGACGGAGATGATCACCCTTTCCCAGTTTAAATTTGCCTTCGGCTGGATTCTTCTCGTGCTGGCAGCGCTCATGTTCTGGCAAACAACCCCAGGCTATCTCGCCAAGAACAAAAAAGAGCAGTCCATTTTGAAAGAATTCAAACGCCGTGCTGAAGAGTCATCACAGGGCAAAAACTAA
- a CDS encoding sulfite exporter TauE/SafE family protein gives MKVEFWGQEFQVNMVLGCIGGFLIAIMSSMFGFGGGPFMVPLMTVGLRLPMYLVVGSSLLAIFFNTSISSLRHYQFGNFDWLLFVVMFPAAILGGYLGPQIAKRVSPIVVKRVACVGLVLLALKLLGLY, from the coding sequence ATGAAAGTTGAATTTTGGGGCCAGGAATTTCAAGTCAACATGGTTCTTGGTTGTATAGGCGGTTTTTTGATTGCCATTATGTCGTCCATGTTCGGTTTTGGCGGCGGTCCCTTTATGGTTCCGTTGATGACGGTGGGCCTGCGCCTGCCGATGTACCTGGTGGTGGGCAGTTCCCTGCTCGCGATTTTTTTCAACACCTCAATCAGCTCGCTGCGCCACTATCAGTTCGGCAACTTCGACTGGCTGCTGTTCGTGGTCATGTTTCCGGCAGCGATTCTTGGAGGATACCTCGGACCGCAAATCGCCAAACGGGTGAGCCCGATCGTGGTGAAACGGGTGGCCTGTGTCGGCCTGGTCCTGCTTGCCCTGAAGCTCCTTGGACTCTATTGA
- a CDS encoding PilZ domain-containing protein, which produces MDIAGSTIYRHEKRRFSRVPFERTVRLFFHNDKSRHCTTKNLSLGGMLLDGDGALAVGQDCRVELHETGQRSSIIYKICGKIVHAGHNGLGIEFTEMEDHSLMYLQTMLLYSADDPVAAAEHFDEVFTFTASPSSC; this is translated from the coding sequence ATGGATATCGCCGGCTCAACAATTTATCGTCATGAGAAACGACGCTTCTCCCGTGTGCCCTTTGAGCGCACAGTGCGCCTCTTTTTTCATAATGACAAGAGCCGACACTGCACTACAAAAAATCTCAGTTTGGGGGGGATGTTGCTTGATGGCGACGGTGCCCTTGCGGTTGGTCAGGATTGCCGCGTAGAGTTGCATGAAACCGGTCAACGATCGAGCATTATCTATAAAATTTGCGGGAAAATCGTCCATGCCGGGCACAACGGGCTGGGCATTGAGTTTACCGAAATGGAAGACCACAGCCTGATGTACCTGCAGACAATGCTCCTCTATTCTGCAGACGATCCTGTGGCCGCCGCCGAGCATTTTGATGAAGTCTTCACGTTTACGGCTTCACCGTCTTCCTGTTAG
- a CDS encoding MlaE family lipid ABC transporter permease subunit: MSKSIHEPVAPVRWLGALGEHALYVLSDLGRMGVFLFWAVIGLCKRPFRLRELVKQLAFIGGGSLTVIFFTALTSGMVLGLQGYYSLHKFGAEGMLGSAVSLTLIMELGPVLTALMVTGRAGSAMCAEIGIMRISEQIDALECMAIDPFRYFISPKFLAALISVPLLTAVFDVVGIMGGYLAGVKLMGVNSGAFFSGMEQSVTNHDIRLGFVKSVVFAWLLVWICTGRGYFVQKIRGAGFGAESVSKVTTQAVVMSSIAVLVFDYLLTAVLL, from the coding sequence ATGTCAAAGTCAATACACGAACCTGTAGCTCCGGTACGATGGCTCGGGGCTCTGGGAGAGCATGCACTCTATGTGCTGAGTGATCTTGGCCGTATGGGTGTTTTTCTTTTTTGGGCCGTTATCGGTTTGTGCAAACGACCCTTTCGATTGAGGGAACTGGTCAAACAGCTTGCGTTTATCGGTGGCGGTTCCTTGACCGTGATTTTTTTCACGGCGCTCACTTCGGGCATGGTGCTCGGCTTACAGGGGTACTATTCCTTGCACAAATTTGGGGCCGAGGGCATGCTCGGTTCTGCTGTCTCACTGACCCTGATCATGGAACTCGGACCGGTGCTAACCGCATTGATGGTGACCGGCAGGGCTGGTTCCGCCATGTGTGCCGAAATCGGCATCATGCGAATTTCCGAGCAGATCGATGCCCTTGAATGTATGGCCATTGATCCTTTTCGCTACTTCATCTCCCCGAAATTTCTCGCCGCCCTGATCTCTGTGCCTCTGCTGACCGCTGTTTTTGATGTGGTTGGTATCATGGGGGGCTACCTTGCTGGAGTGAAACTCATGGGAGTGAACAGCGGCGCCTTTTTTTCCGGCATGGAGCAGAGTGTCACCAATCATGACATCCGTCTTGGTTTTGTCAAATCCGTTGTCTTTGCCTGGCTCTTGGTGTGGATCTGTACCGGGCGAGGATATTTTGTGCAGAAGATTCGCGGTGCCGGTTTCGGTGCCGAAAGCGTCAGCAAGGTGACGACCCAGGCCGTTGTCATGTCCTCAATCGCTGTTCTCGTTTTTGATTACCTGCTCACCGCGGTGCTGTTATGA
- a CDS encoding ATP-binding cassette domain-containing protein, with amino-acid sequence MNAHQCAPQEAAIRFVDVCVAFGERNRRHVVLDQVNFSVPQGKTTVIAGGSGQGKSVILKLILGLLRPSSGEVLVGGKNIATMGYGQLQEQRTRFGVLFQGSALFDSLTVFENIALPLRERTRLTQAEITARVQSTLQQLELSGHEEKYPAQLSGGMKKRVGLARALQLEPEIVLFDEPTTGLDPVMTWEIYDLFTQTQHRLGYTAVIVSHDIPQVFSLADQIILLNKGELDVFTDASQIPDSTKPKIREFARLVLGQQSAL; translated from the coding sequence ATGAACGCACATCAGTGTGCACCGCAGGAGGCGGCAATTCGTTTTGTCGATGTCTGCGTCGCCTTTGGCGAGCGCAACAGGCGGCATGTGGTGCTTGATCAGGTCAATTTTTCCGTGCCGCAGGGGAAAACCACCGTTATTGCCGGCGGCAGCGGCCAGGGGAAAAGTGTCATCCTCAAGCTCATCCTCGGACTGCTCCGGCCTTCCTCGGGCGAGGTGCTGGTCGGAGGGAAAAACATCGCCACCATGGGCTATGGCCAACTCCAGGAACAGCGCACGCGCTTTGGCGTGCTCTTTCAAGGTTCGGCACTGTTTGATTCCCTGACTGTCTTTGAAAATATTGCCCTGCCGCTTCGGGAACGGACCCGATTGACGCAGGCGGAGATCACCGCCCGGGTCCAGTCTACCCTTCAGCAGCTTGAGCTGAGCGGGCACGAGGAGAAGTACCCAGCCCAACTCAGTGGCGGCATGAAAAAGCGCGTGGGGTTGGCCAGGGCTCTACAGCTAGAGCCTGAAATCGTTCTCTTCGATGAGCCGACCACCGGGCTCGATCCGGTCATGACCTGGGAGATATACGACCTGTTTACTCAAACGCAGCACCGTCTCGGCTATACTGCGGTCATCGTCAGCCATGATATCCCCCAGGTCTTCTCCCTGGCCGATCAAATTATTTTGCTGAACAAGGGGGAACTCGATGTCTTTACCGATGCTTCCCAGATACCCGATTCAACCAAGCCCAAAATTCGGGAGTTTGCCCGTCTGGTTCTTGGGCAACAGAGTGCGCTCTAA
- the mlaD gene encoding outer membrane lipid asymmetry maintenance protein MlaD, with amino-acid sequence MPNSRMEIFVGVFLVIGFCALGWLALQLGEVPWISGAKTYLINAEFNNISGVKQGADVQIAGVTVGKVRDLQLNADRRAVVAMQLDKSIELPVDSIASVKSQGIIGDKYIQITVGGDEKLYKPGETILDTESSVDLESLISKFAFGQVGK; translated from the coding sequence ATGCCTAATTCGCGCATGGAAATTTTTGTCGGTGTATTTCTTGTCATTGGTTTTTGTGCCCTGGGCTGGCTGGCTCTGCAACTTGGAGAGGTGCCCTGGATCAGCGGGGCGAAAACCTACCTTATCAATGCGGAATTCAACAACATTTCCGGAGTGAAACAAGGGGCGGATGTGCAAATCGCCGGCGTGACAGTGGGTAAGGTACGTGACCTTCAGCTGAATGCGGATCGACGTGCAGTGGTGGCGATGCAGCTTGACAAAAGTATCGAGCTGCCCGTAGATTCGATAGCATCAGTAAAATCCCAAGGGATCATTGGTGATAAATATATTCAGATCACCGTCGGTGGGGATGAAAAGCTGTATAAGCCCGGGGAAACCATCTTGGATACGGAGTCCTCGGTTGATCTGGAGTCCTTGATTTCCAAATTCGCATTCGGTCAGGTGGGGAAATGA
- a CDS encoding VacJ family lipoprotein, translating to MKNFDAHSFVVPGEIRCWLSILILTVVLLTSTAQAADLLDDASYEDEGVYTVSDPIEPVNRAIFVFNDKLYLWVLDPVATGYSKVVPRDIRGCIGNFFYNLSEPVRAGNCLLQGRFRDSGLTISRFLLNSIFGVFGLADPASHEFAIAPVYATFGETLSVWGIGDGFYLVVPLYGPSTLRDFTGFVVDSVAETTYYPWDDDDNLLPYGLLAVEFLNKTSLHLGEYQELKSLSFDPYIALRNGYFQMRSKQRNHRKPSPTNN from the coding sequence ATGAAAAATTTCGACGCGCATTCATTCGTAGTTCCCGGAGAAATTCGTTGTTGGTTGTCGATCCTGATTCTCACTGTCGTCCTGTTGACCAGTACGGCTCAGGCCGCCGACCTGCTTGATGATGCCAGTTACGAGGATGAAGGCGTGTATACGGTTTCCGACCCCATTGAACCGGTCAACCGCGCGATTTTTGTCTTTAACGACAAGCTCTATCTCTGGGTGCTCGATCCGGTGGCAACCGGCTACAGCAAGGTCGTGCCCAGAGACATTCGAGGCTGTATCGGCAACTTTTTTTATAATCTTTCCGAGCCGGTACGTGCTGGAAACTGCCTGTTGCAGGGGCGGTTTCGCGATAGTGGCCTCACGATTTCCCGATTTTTGCTCAACTCTATTTTCGGCGTATTCGGTCTTGCCGATCCCGCCTCCCATGAATTCGCCATAGCTCCAGTGTACGCGACCTTTGGCGAGACGCTTTCGGTGTGGGGAATAGGGGACGGTTTTTATCTCGTTGTCCCGCTCTACGGTCCGTCAACGCTGCGGGATTTCACCGGTTTCGTCGTTGACAGTGTTGCTGAGACGACCTATTATCCATGGGACGATGACGACAACCTGTTGCCCTATGGTCTGCTTGCCGTCGAATTTCTCAATAAAACGTCCTTGCATCTTGGAGAGTATCAGGAGCTGAAATCCTTGAGCTTCGATCCCTATATCGCCCTCCGTAACGGTTATTTCCAAATGCGGAGCAAGCAACGCAACCATCGTAAGCCCTCTCCAACCAACAATTGA
- a CDS encoding ABC transporter substrate-binding protein has product MSVLIPFLQPVSVSAAPDPTEQFRPFIDRVTSLLADPELKKLSKKEQCQKMIGVVRERFDFREMSKRVLGRHWRSLSGADQEQFEELFTQLLQYAYVGKIDEYSGQKVKFTQQRIRGDRAEVQTQLVERNRTIPVSYILQLQGDQWMAYDVVVEGVSLIRNYMEQFQQIIGRDGYATLVEQIKNKINQLEQQYRQT; this is encoded by the coding sequence TTGTCCGTCTTGATCCCTTTTCTCCAACCGGTGAGTGTTTCGGCCGCCCCTGATCCAACCGAGCAATTTCGCCCTTTTATCGACAGGGTGACCTCTCTGCTGGCTGATCCCGAATTGAAAAAGCTCAGCAAAAAAGAGCAGTGCCAGAAAATGATTGGCGTTGTTCGTGAGCGCTTTGATTTCCGGGAAATGAGCAAGCGCGTTCTTGGGCGTCACTGGCGGTCGCTTTCAGGAGCGGATCAGGAGCAGTTTGAAGAACTTTTCACGCAACTGCTCCAGTATGCCTATGTGGGCAAAATTGATGAATATTCCGGGCAGAAAGTCAAGTTCACCCAGCAACGGATTCGTGGCGATCGCGCTGAGGTGCAGACGCAACTTGTCGAAAGAAATCGCACCATTCCTGTTTCCTATATTCTTCAACTGCAGGGCGACCAATGGATGGCCTACGATGTAGTCGTGGAGGGGGTAAGCCTTATCCGCAACTATATGGAGCAGTTTCAGCAAATCATAGGTAGAGACGGATATGCCACCTTGGTTGAGCAGATTAAAAACAAAATCAATCAACTCGAGCAGCAGTACAGGCAGACGTGA
- a CDS encoding DUF177 domain-containing protein, protein MLIRFNEISPYGSRIEFQEIRHLADQQDFLVNGPVRAECSLDRQGEFKVVLRGWVEVELLLTCDRCLRMFPFQVKTEFQQLFAVEADDSWRVKELESSPADLETEILDEPVIDLDDTLRQQVYLAVPVKKLCLDGCAGLCLQCGANLNETACACDKTKKDSPFAVLAQLKK, encoded by the coding sequence ATGCTCATTCGATTTAATGAAATCTCGCCGTACGGCAGTCGGATCGAATTCCAGGAAATTCGTCACCTCGCAGATCAACAGGATTTCCTCGTCAACGGCCCCGTCCGTGCCGAATGCAGCCTGGATCGGCAGGGGGAATTCAAGGTTGTCCTGCGTGGATGGGTCGAGGTGGAACTGTTGTTGACCTGCGACCGCTGTCTGCGAATGTTTCCTTTTCAGGTGAAGACTGAATTTCAACAGTTATTTGCCGTGGAGGCGGACGATTCCTGGCGAGTGAAAGAGCTGGAATCTTCGCCCGCCGATCTCGAGACCGAGATTCTCGATGAGCCGGTGATAGATCTTGACGATACCTTACGGCAGCAAGTATATCTAGCGGTTCCTGTGAAAAAACTTTGCCTGGATGGTTGCGCGGGGCTCTGTCTTCAGTGCGGCGCCAATCTCAATGAAACAGCCTGTGCCTGCGACAAGACGAAAAAGGACTCTCCCTTTGCCGTACTCGCACAGTTGAAGAAATAA
- the rpmF gene encoding 50S ribosomal protein L32: MALPKRRHSYSRTHMRRAHDALTKPNVGQCPECGEPKMPHRLCGGCGMYKGKTVIRLEEELD; the protein is encoded by the coding sequence ATGGCTTTACCCAAGAGAAGACATTCCTATTCCAGAACCCATATGCGTCGCGCCCATGATGCGCTAACCAAGCCCAACGTCGGGCAATGTCCCGAGTGCGGCGAGCCGAAAATGCCGCATCGTCTGTGTGGCGGTTGTGGTATGTACAAAGGCAAGACGGTCATCCGCCTTGAGGAAGAGCTGGATTAA